One window of Hyphomicrobiales bacterium genomic DNA carries:
- a CDS encoding DmsC/YnfH family molybdoenzyme membrane anchor subunit has translation MHPAVSVIFFTVMSGAGFGLMAMLGLGVPLPDEPVFAFMICVMAASLAVAGLISSTFHLGHPERAWRAFSQWRSSWLSREGVLSVVTLLVFALYGANWVFNGERHLVLGLVLAALALLTIFATAMIYAQLKTVPSWNTWLTPLCYVAFGLASGLLLATAFTTGNKEALGMITAGLVILAWCAKYMWWKRADTIGFSDTNSDTGTATGLGELGSVKLLERPHTGENYLTKEMVHQIGRKHAQKLRMIAKVLGCLVPAIIAALVWIIGAPTILLVLAFLSMIAGLFAERWLFFAEAKHAVSLYY, from the coding sequence ATGCATCCCGCCGTATCCGTTATTTTCTTCACGGTCATGTCTGGTGCTGGCTTTGGGCTGATGGCGATGCTTGGGCTTGGCGTGCCTTTGCCTGACGAACCTGTTTTCGCCTTCATGATTTGCGTGATGGCAGCAAGCCTTGCCGTTGCGGGCCTTATCTCCTCGACGTTTCACCTAGGCCACCCAGAGCGGGCGTGGCGTGCGTTTTCGCAATGGCGCTCTTCATGGCTTTCGCGTGAAGGTGTTTTGTCTGTTGTGACCCTTCTGGTCTTCGCCCTTTATGGTGCAAATTGGGTGTTCAATGGCGAGCGTCATCTTGTGTTGGGTCTTGTGTTGGCAGCCCTCGCACTCCTCACAATTTTTGCAACGGCCATGATTTACGCGCAGCTTAAAACAGTACCGAGCTGGAACACGTGGCTAACGCCTCTTTGCTATGTCGCCTTTGGTCTTGCCTCTGGCTTACTGCTTGCAACAGCCTTTACCACTGGCAACAAAGAAGCTTTGGGCATGATTACTGCTGGCCTTGTTATTCTTGCGTGGTGCGCAAAGTATATGTGGTGGAAACGGGCTGACACTATCGGGTTTTCTGATACCAACTCAGACACTGGCACAGCCACAGGGCTTGGGGAGCTCGGCTCAGTCAAATTGCTGGAGCGTCCCCACACGGGCGAGAACTATTTGACTAAAGAAATGGTCCACCAAATTGGCCGCAAACATGCTCAAAAGCTTCGGATGATCGCCAAGGTTCTAGGCTGTCTGGTTCCTGCAATTATCGCGGCCTTAGTCTGGATTATCGGCGCGCCGACTATCCTCTTGGTTCTGGCGTTCCTGTCTATGATCGCTGGTCTGTTTGCAGAACGTTGGCTGTTTTTCGCCGAAGCAAAACACGCCGTATCGCTTTATTATTAA
- a CDS encoding 4Fe-4S dicluster domain-containing protein, which translates to MTTLPASTNKKLGLVIDLDVCVGCHACVVNCKEWNTGGYGAPLSDEDPYGGNPTGAWLNRIHTFEVTLEDAPASIVHFPKSCLHCDDAPCVTVCPTGASYKRSEDGIVLVEEDKCIGCGLCAWSCPYGAREMDPVEQVMKKCTLCVDRIYNENLEEVDRTPACVRTCPANARHFGDFSDPNSDVSIMTRERSGFDLMPEMGTNPVNKYLPPRPKVRPDQAPVLAAPVVKAEGGLLGWVDKMLEAL; encoded by the coding sequence ATGACCACGCTCCCTGCCTCAACAAATAAGAAACTTGGTCTTGTTATCGATCTTGATGTTTGCGTTGGTTGTCATGCCTGCGTGGTCAATTGCAAAGAGTGGAACACAGGCGGCTATGGCGCGCCTTTGTCGGATGAAGATCCCTATGGCGGCAACCCGACAGGGGCATGGCTTAACCGCATTCATACGTTTGAAGTAACACTAGAAGACGCACCCGCATCTATCGTTCATTTCCCAAAATCATGCCTCCACTGCGATGATGCACCGTGCGTGACAGTTTGCCCAACGGGTGCAAGTTATAAGCGCTCGGAAGATGGCATTGTGCTGGTTGAAGAAGACAAATGCATCGGCTGCGGCCTTTGCGCGTGGTCATGCCCTTATGGCGCCCGCGAGATGGACCCTGTTGAGCAGGTGATGAAGAAGTGCACCCTTTGCGTCGATCGCATTTACAATGAAAACCTCGAAGAAGTAGACCGCACTCCGGCCTGTGTTCGTACCTGCCCTGCCAATGCCCGTCACTTCGGTGATTTTTCTGACCCGAATTCAGATGTCTCCATCATGACACGAGAACGCAGCGGCTTTGATTTGATGCCTGAAATGGGGACGAACCCCGTCAACAAATACCTGCCACCACGGCCAAAAGTGCGACCAGATCAAGCACCCGTTTTAGCTGCCCCTGTTGTTAAAGCAGAAGGCGGCCTTCTTGGCTGGGTCGATAAAATGTTGGAGGCGCTCTAA
- a CDS encoding molybdopterin oxidoreductase family protein codes for MVNDPILEKSPHVSDEVRKTTCYMCACRCGINVHLRNGADGKPKIRYIEGNRDHPINKGVLCAKGSAGIMQHYAPSRLKKPLKRVGERGEGKFEEIEWDEALGMAQDWLAAIRKDDPKRLAFFTGRDQSQSFTGWWAQQYGTPNFAAHGGFCSVNMAAGGIYTFGGAFWEFGAPDWEKSEFFMIFGVAEDHDSNPIKIGLSKLKERGKKIVGVNPVRTGYNAIADEWVSITPGTDGLFVLSLVHELLKAGYVDVDYLIRYTNAPWLVINNPDGDDHGLIARDEDGNALVLDRDSGEVVAYNKKDVKPHLKGEVKLAKGKTARPSFELLAEKYLADEYAPENVSERTGVSANQIKRLAQEIADAAFKSEVVVDQPWTDMKGEKHDKMVGRPVAFHAMRGISAHSNGFQTCRSIHMLQILLGSIDAPGGFRFKPPYPRPIAAQPKPHGGCRPDAPLAGPHLGFLRGPEDLLLEEDGVTPQRIDRAFSWDAPMSSHGLMHMVISNAHAREPYGIDVLFMYMANMSWNSSMNSAGVMKMLTDKDENGDYVIPKIIYSDAYSSEMVAYADLILPDTTYLERHDAISLLDRPISEPEAMCDAIRWPVLPPDRDVRGFQSVLLDLGARLGLPGMVNDDGSARYQDYADYITNHQRKPGIGPLSGWRGNGDQTGRGEPNADQINRYIENGGFSETHVPKEALYYKHANVAWQDFAVEMGLQDGPVENVFQLYLEPLRKFQLCAEGKMEPQPPESHRERVQTCFDPLPIWYPPFEGTGISEEEYPYHALTQRPAAMYHSWGSQNAWLRQIHGHNPMYVPGEICDQEGLEDGDWAWVTSYHGKIKVPVKRMNAVNGKTMWTWNAIGKRKGAWSLDKDAPEATKGFLLNHLINELLPPKGDGLRWSNSDPITGQAAWFDLRVKIEKAEAGAEVSEPQFDAQGNAGYSGDDTVSYGKEWTK; via the coding sequence GTGGTCAACGACCCAATTTTAGAAAAATCACCTCATGTGTCAGATGAAGTGCGTAAGACCACTTGTTATATGTGTGCGTGTCGTTGCGGCATCAATGTTCACCTGCGTAATGGTGCGGATGGTAAGCCGAAAATTCGCTACATTGAAGGAAATCGCGATCACCCGATCAACAAAGGTGTTTTATGCGCCAAGGGTTCTGCGGGCATCATGCAGCATTATGCGCCCTCACGGTTGAAGAAGCCGTTGAAGCGGGTTGGTGAGCGCGGTGAAGGCAAGTTTGAAGAGATCGAATGGGACGAAGCGCTTGGCATGGCGCAAGATTGGCTTGCTGCCATTCGCAAAGATGACCCTAAGCGTCTTGCATTCTTCACAGGCCGTGACCAATCGCAATCTTTCACGGGCTGGTGGGCGCAGCAATATGGCACGCCAAATTTTGCAGCCCATGGTGGGTTTTGTTCCGTCAATATGGCGGCGGGTGGCATTTACACTTTTGGCGGTGCCTTCTGGGAATTTGGTGCACCGGATTGGGAGAAGTCTGAATTCTTCATGATCTTTGGCGTGGCGGAAGATCACGATTCCAACCCGATTAAAATCGGCCTTTCAAAACTAAAAGAACGCGGCAAGAAAATTGTCGGCGTGAACCCCGTGCGCACGGGCTATAACGCCATTGCAGACGAATGGGTTTCCATCACACCTGGCACAGACGGCTTGTTCGTTTTATCGCTGGTGCATGAACTTTTAAAAGCTGGTTACGTGGATGTGGATTACCTCATTCGCTACACCAACGCGCCGTGGCTTGTGATCAATAATCCTGATGGGGATGACCATGGCCTGATTGCCCGCGACGAAGACGGCAACGCGCTTGTGCTTGACCGCGATAGTGGTGAGGTGGTTGCCTATAACAAAAAGGACGTGAAGCCACATTTGAAGGGTGAGGTAAAACTTGCCAAAGGCAAAACCGCACGCCCTTCATTTGAACTGTTGGCTGAGAAATACTTGGCTGATGAATATGCGCCAGAAAACGTCTCTGAGCGCACGGGTGTTTCTGCCAATCAGATAAAGCGCTTGGCACAAGAAATTGCCGATGCGGCCTTTAAGAGCGAAGTGGTTGTTGATCAGCCATGGACTGACATGAAAGGCGAGAAGCACGACAAGATGGTTGGTCGCCCCGTGGCTTTTCATGCCATGCGCGGGATTTCTGCCCATTCCAACGGTTTCCAAACCTGCCGCTCTATTCACATGCTGCAAATTCTGCTTGGCTCCATTGATGCACCGGGCGGGTTCCGCTTTAAGCCGCCTTATCCACGGCCAATTGCGGCTCAGCCAAAACCCCATGGTGGGTGCAGACCAGATGCACCGCTTGCAGGCCCTCATCTTGGTTTCTTGCGTGGCCCAGAAGATTTATTGCTTGAAGAGGATGGCGTAACACCACAACGCATTGACCGCGCTTTTTCGTGGGACGCGCCCATGTCATCCCATGGCCTCATGCATATGGTGATTTCAAACGCTCATGCGCGCGAGCCATACGGCATTGATGTGCTGTTCATGTATATGGCGAATATGTCGTGGAACTCGTCGATGAATTCGGCGGGCGTCATGAAGATGCTAACCGATAAAGATGAGAACGGCGATTATGTGATCCCGAAGATCATTTATTCCGATGCTTATTCATCTGAGATGGTGGCTTATGCCGATTTGATTTTGCCTGACACCACCTATCTAGAACGTCACGATGCGATTTCACTGCTTGATCGCCCGATCTCAGAACCAGAGGCCATGTGTGATGCAATTCGCTGGCCAGTGCTTCCGCCAGATCGTGATGTGCGTGGTTTCCAATCCGTACTGCTTGATCTGGGTGCGCGCCTTGGCCTGCCCGGTATGGTCAATGATGATGGTAGCGCTCGTTATCAAGATTATGCCGACTACATCACCAACCACCAACGCAAACCGGGCATCGGCCCACTTTCTGGATGGCGCGGCAATGGTGATCAAACAGGACGCGGTGAACCGAACGCCGATCAAATTAATCGCTACATAGAAAATGGCGGCTTCTCTGAAACCCATGTGCCGAAAGAAGCGCTTTATTACAAGCACGCCAATGTCGCTTGGCAGGATTTTGCGGTCGAGATGGGCCTGCAAGATGGTCCCGTGGAAAATGTGTTCCAGCTTTATCTAGAGCCACTGCGCAAGTTTCAACTCTGCGCGGAAGGCAAGATGGAACCGCAACCACCTGAGAGCCATCGCGAGCGAGTGCAAACCTGTTTTGATCCCTTGCCAATTTGGTATCCGCCGTTTGAAGGCACTGGCATCAGTGAAGAAGAATACCCCTATCACGCACTCACCCAGCGCCCTGCTGCCATGTATCATTCATGGGGATCACAAAATGCGTGGCTTCGTCAAATCCATGGCCATAACCCGATGTATGTTCCGGGCGAAATTTGTGACCAAGAAGGTCTTGAAGATGGTGATTGGGCTTGGGTCACCTCTTATCATGGCAAGATCAAAGTGCCGGTTAAACGCATGAATGCCGTCAACGGCAAAACCATGTGGACGTGGAACGCGATTGGCAAACGCAAGGGTGCTTGGAGCCTTGATAAAGATGCGCCTGAGGCAACCAAGGGCTTCCTCTTAAACCACCTTATCAACGAGCTATTGCCACCAAAAGGCGACGGGCTTCGCTGGTCGAACTCTGACCCGATCACCGGACAAGCTGCATGGTTTGACTTGCGCGTAAAGATCGAAAAAGCGGAAGCAGGAGCCGAAGTGTCCGAACCGCAATTTGATGCACAGGGCAATGCTGGATACAGCGGCGATGATACCGTGTCTTATGGCAAGGAGTGGACGAAATGA
- a CDS encoding alpha/beta hydrolase yields the protein MKRLLLTALLTLAPTVAMADCVVFLHGYARSPASFSVMEKVFQHKGFDTTKVGYPSKELEISELADIAVPEAVERCEGKAGNIHFVTHSLGGILVRDYFARQSIDRLGRIVMLAPPNDGSAIVDKLGKTKLFKKLSGPALLALTTGEQGKPGKLPAVKFELGVIAGKRSVNPVGSYLLEGPDDGAVTIESTKVDGMKDHIVLSATHTFMMNNPKVISQAAHFIQQGQFKR from the coding sequence ATGAAACGCTTGCTTCTCACAGCTCTTCTCACTCTCGCCCCAACAGTCGCGATGGCTGATTGTGTGGTCTTCCTCCATGGCTATGCCCGTTCTCCAGCTTCGTTTTCGGTGATGGAGAAGGTGTTTCAGCATAAGGGTTTTGACACCACCAAGGTTGGCTATCCGTCCAAAGAGCTGGAAATTTCAGAACTTGCCGACATCGCCGTTCCGGAAGCGGTTGAGCGTTGTGAGGGGAAGGCTGGCAATATTCATTTTGTTACCCATTCGCTCGGCGGGATTTTGGTGCGGGATTATTTTGCGCGTCAGTCAATCGACCGCCTAGGCCGCATCGTCATGCTTGCGCCGCCCAATGATGGCTCCGCGATTGTCGATAAGCTCGGCAAGACGAAGCTTTTCAAGAAACTCTCTGGCCCCGCTCTTCTTGCCCTCACAACGGGTGAGCAAGGCAAGCCGGGTAAGCTTCCTGCCGTAAAATTCGAACTCGGCGTGATCGCGGGTAAGCGCTCGGTTAATCCGGTCGGTTCATATCTTTTAGAGGGTCCAGATGATGGGGCGGTGACGATTGAAAGCACCAAGGTTGACGGCATGAAAGACCATATCGTCTTGTCTGCCACCCATACCTTCATGATGAACAATCCGAAGGTAATCAGCCAAGCAGCCCATTTCATTCAACAAGGGCAGTTTAAGCGCTAA
- the fumC gene encoding class II fumarate hydratase yields MSKIPARQESDSFGSLDIPEGMYYGAQTARSIMNFPIGGETQPTPLIHALGIVKQAAARVNNKMGKLDDDRAKAMEQASSEVASGALDGHFPLVVWQTGSGTQSNMNTNEVIANRAIEIMGGVIGSKEPVHPNDHCNMGQSSNDTFPTAMHIAAAREINDVLLPGLKHLHKALEAKQNEFKDIIKIGRTHTQDATPLTLGQEFSGYTHQVAMGIKRVEEVLDGLYELAQGGTAVGTGLNSKVGFDSDFAGAVSDITGLPFRTAPNKFEALAGHDAYVYAHGALNTVAASLFKIANDIRLLGSGPRSGLGELSLPENEPGSSIMPGKVNPTQCEAMTMVCAQVMGNQTTIAFSGSQGHFELNVYNPVMSYAMLQSIKLLGDAAVSFTDRCVSGITANEDNIKALMERSLMLVTALNPYIGYDNATKIAKAAHKNGTTLKEETLALGLLSEEEFDKYVRPELMIGPNK; encoded by the coding sequence ATGTCTAAAATACCTGCACGCCAAGAGAGCGATAGTTTCGGTTCCCTCGATATTCCTGAAGGCATGTATTATGGGGCGCAGACGGCGCGTTCTATTATGAATTTCCCGATCGGTGGCGAGACGCAGCCGACGCCTTTGATCCATGCGCTTGGCATCGTCAAACAGGCCGCTGCCCGCGTAAACAACAAGATGGGCAAGCTTGATGATGACCGCGCGAAGGCGATGGAACAGGCATCTTCCGAAGTTGCCTCCGGCGCGTTGGATGGCCATTTCCCCCTCGTGGTTTGGCAGACGGGTTCAGGCACTCAATCGAACATGAACACCAATGAAGTGATCGCCAACCGCGCGATTGAAATTATGGGTGGTGTTATCGGTTCTAAAGAACCAGTTCACCCGAACGATCATTGCAACATGGGTCAGTCATCAAATGACACCTTCCCAACAGCGATGCACATTGCCGCAGCGCGTGAAATCAACGATGTGCTTTTGCCGGGTTTGAAGCATTTGCATAAAGCGCTTGAAGCCAAGCAGAACGAATTTAAAGACATCATCAAAATTGGCCGCACGCACACACAAGACGCGACGCCGCTCACATTGGGCCAAGAGTTTTCAGGCTACACCCACCAAGTTGCCATGGGCATTAAGCGCGTGGAAGAAGTGCTGGACGGTCTTTATGAATTGGCGCAAGGCGGCACGGCTGTTGGTACGGGTTTGAATTCTAAAGTTGGTTTTGATAGCGATTTTGCAGGCGCAGTTTCAGACATTACAGGCCTTCCGTTCCGCACAGCACCCAACAAATTCGAAGCACTCGCAGGTCATGACGCCTATGTTTATGCCCACGGTGCCTTGAACACAGTGGCAGCATCGCTGTTTAAGATTGCAAACGATATTCGTCTTCTGGGTTCTGGCCCGCGTTCTGGTCTTGGTGAATTGTCATTGCCAGAAAATGAGCCAGGTTCTTCCATCATGCCGGGCAAAGTGAACCCGACACAGTGTGAAGCCATGACCATGGTTTGTGCGCAGGTGATGGGCAACCAAACAACAATTGCGTTTTCAGGTAGCCAAGGCCATTTTGAGCTGAACGTTTATAACCCAGTGATGAGCTACGCCATGTTGCAGTCGATCAAGCTTCTGGGCGATGCGGCCGTATCCTTCACTGACCGTTGCGTCTCAGGCATCACAGCCAATGAGGACAACATCAAAGCCTTGATGGAACGTTCGCTCATGCTCGTGACAGCGCTGAACCCATATATCGGCTATGACAATGCGACGAAGATCGCCAAAGCGGCCCATAAAAACGGCACAACGCTTAAGGAAGAAACCTTGGCGCTTGGTCTGTTGAGCGAAGAAGAGTTCGACAAATATGTACGCCCTGAATTGATGATTGGGCCGAATAAGTAA
- the gtdA gene encoding gentisate 1,2-dioxygenase, producing MAGTTPENNTERQAFYDAIEPESMRALWSVMAGIITPEPKSNCVPYLWRYTQVRERLIEASSLISAKEAERRVLILENPGLKGTSKVTTSLYCGVQCVMPDEVAPAHRHTQSALRFVLEASGGFTAVGGEKTELHFGDFVITPNWEWHDHGNDSQDPVFWLDGLDIPLVQFLDASFAEGLGEDSQPITKPDDDSLARFGANMLPLGYEKVAATSPIFNYPYERSRAALEMMKRSNEWDPYHGLKMRYVNPVDGGWAMPTIGTCLQLLPKGFKTLPYRSTDATVFVGVEGSGLSTINGETFSWGPRDVFVVPSWYDVTHETNEDAVLFSYSDRPVQEKCGLWREKRGN from the coding sequence ATGGCAGGCACCACCCCTGAAAACAACACAGAGCGACAAGCTTTCTATGACGCCATAGAACCAGAAAGCATGCGCGCCCTTTGGTCCGTGATGGCGGGCATCATCACGCCAGAGCCTAAAAGCAATTGCGTGCCGTATCTGTGGCGTTACACCCAAGTGCGCGAACGATTGATTGAAGCCTCCAGCCTCATCTCCGCCAAAGAAGCAGAACGCCGCGTTCTCATTTTAGAAAATCCGGGCCTTAAAGGGACATCGAAAGTCACCACCTCGCTTTATTGCGGTGTGCAATGCGTGATGCCCGATGAAGTCGCCCCCGCTCACCGTCACACGCAATCAGCGCTTCGGTTCGTGCTTGAAGCATCCGGCGGGTTCACCGCTGTGGGTGGCGAAAAGACTGAGCTGCATTTCGGCGACTTCGTCATCACGCCCAACTGGGAATGGCACGACCACGGCAACGATAGCCAAGATCCTGTGTTCTGGCTTGATGGCCTCGACATTCCGTTGGTGCAATTCTTAGACGCCTCTTTCGCAGAAGGCTTGGGCGAAGACAGTCAGCCAATCACCAAGCCAGATGACGATTCCCTCGCCCGCTTCGGTGCGAATATGTTGCCGCTTGGCTATGAGAAAGTGGCGGCTACATCGCCGATTTTCAATTACCCCTATGAGCGTTCCCGCGCAGCGTTAGAAATGATGAAGCGCTCCAATGAGTGGGACCCTTATCACGGTCTTAAAATGCGTTACGTTAATCCAGTCGATGGCGGCTGGGCGATGCCGACCATTGGCACCTGCTTGCAGCTTCTACCCAAAGGCTTCAAAACCCTGCCATACCGCTCAACGGACGCGACGGTGTTTGTGGGCGTAGAAGGCTCTGGCTTATCCACCATCAATGGCGAAACCTTTAGCTGGGGACCGCGCGATGTGTTCGTCGTGCCGAGCTGGTATGACGTTACGCATGAAACAAACGAAGACGCGGTGCTGTTTTCTTATTCTGATCGGCCCGTACAAGAAAAATGCGGCCTCTGGCGCGAAAAGCGCGGTAATTAA